In a genomic window of Dyadobacter fermentans DSM 18053:
- a CDS encoding bestrophin family protein, translated as MHIGKSYRLKEFLVWTRRNTYTLLLLGLFPVVLHEVFELKWLNVPWPVVALLGTATAFTVGFKNAQTYNRASEGQRIWTDILSLSRYWGLASIDFLNDDSKSRMLVYRHLAWLTALRYYLREDRIWESNDKRHNKEYQRFFHIPERASTLESELRDLLPPHELEEVLASKNRAGKILALQSKTIRSLNENAEVIAPQYAELQRMTKDCYILQTKCEQLKDSPYPRQYAVINHIFVWTFCFMLPFGIVRDFDLLNEVVGKPLEGYMAWATIPFSMLISWMYMSLEQVGESTENPFEGNANDVPISQMSRQLDIELREMLGETNLPEALQPRNDIIL; from the coding sequence ATGCACATTGGCAAATCATACCGGCTTAAAGAATTTCTGGTCTGGACCCGGAGAAATACGTACACACTGTTGCTGCTGGGGCTTTTTCCAGTGGTATTACACGAGGTATTTGAATTGAAATGGCTGAATGTGCCCTGGCCGGTGGTGGCTTTGCTGGGCACGGCCACGGCTTTTACGGTGGGTTTCAAGAACGCGCAAACCTATAACCGGGCATCCGAAGGCCAGCGCATCTGGACTGACATTCTCAGCCTGAGCCGCTACTGGGGCCTGGCCAGCATCGATTTTTTGAATGATGATTCCAAAAGCAGGATGCTGGTTTACCGGCACCTGGCCTGGCTCACGGCCCTGCGCTACTATTTGCGTGAGGACCGCATTTGGGAAAGCAACGACAAACGCCACAACAAAGAATACCAACGCTTTTTTCACATACCCGAGCGCGCCAGCACATTGGAAAGCGAACTGCGCGACCTGCTGCCGCCGCACGAGCTGGAAGAAGTGCTGGCCTCAAAAAACAGGGCCGGGAAGATTTTGGCATTGCAAAGCAAAACGATCCGGTCGCTCAATGAGAATGCAGAAGTAATAGCCCCGCAATATGCCGAGTTGCAGCGGATGACCAAGGATTGTTATATCCTGCAAACCAAATGCGAACAGCTTAAAGACTCGCCCTATCCGCGGCAGTACGCGGTGATCAACCACATTTTCGTGTGGACGTTTTGCTTTATGCTGCCGTTCGGCATCGTCCGCGATTTCGACCTGCTCAACGAGGTCGTGGGCAAGCCGCTCGAAGGTTACATGGCCTGGGCCACCATTCCGTTCAGCATGCTCATTTCGTGGATGTACATGTCGCTCGAACAGGTGGGCGAAAGCACCGAAAACCCGTTTGAGGGCAATGCCAACGACGTGCCTATTTCGCAAATGAGCCGGCAGCTGGACATTGAACTGCGCGAAATGCTGGGCGAAACGAACTTGCCGGAGGCATTGCAGCCCCGGAACGACATTATCCTTTAA